The DNA region TATAACGATGGGCATCGTATTGATGGGCGCTGCTTTCTAAGGCTGCGGGTAGTTCTTTTGTCGCTTTGTCTAAGTATTCACGGGCTACTTCTAGCTCACCTAAATTTCGCTGTGCTTTCGCTAAAACTAAATAGTAAATTTGCCCCAACAGTAACGGAAATAAGCAGTTATAAGGGTCATTGTGTTTTTGCGCCTCACCTAATTTCAGTAGTGATACATGTGCTAATATACTCGCCTGTACCCACCGCGATTGCTGCACAGCCACTTGTGCCAGAAAACCATAGTCACAAGCTAATTGGATTTGACTACCATAAGTTTGATGCAACTCCAAAGACTTTTGAGCAACCGTCTGCAATTCTTGCCACTCTTGCAGATATTGCAAAACTTCAGCGAGTTGACTAATAAATCCAGCAACTATATCTGGACGACCAGCCACTTGTAAGATAGTCAAGCACTGCTGAAAATAAAATTTAGCTGTGTACCAATGACGGCGGTTTTCAGTTTGATTTTGCTCTGCTAAACGGCAATAACATAGCCCAATATAAAACAGCAAAACTCCCTGTCGCAAAAGCAATGGAGATGGGCGAGATGGAGGTGTAGGCGAAGAAAATGCTTCCCCTGCCTCCCCTGCTCCTTCATCCGCCTTCTTCGCCAATTGCTGCCAAACTTGCAAGCTTTGCTGAAAATGGTTTAAAGCTGGATTAATGCGATCGCTAATATAATTATCTAGACCAAAAACAAATTCTAAACTAGCGTGTAATTCTGGCTCTAAGGTAATACCACGATTGTGCAACTCTCTAATGGCAAAGTGGAGTTCATAGCTATGTTCCCAGACTTGCTCCACAGTGACATAATTCTTGGCAACTTGAGGAGGTTGGTGTTGTGCAGAATCGTTTGGTAACACCGTCGCAAATAAAGAGTCAGTTTCTTGTTGCAAAAATTGCAGCAATGATTCAGTTGTCATCTCAAACCGAATCGGTGTCGCCGCCCAACTAGCAAAATCTGGCGCTAAACGCACAACCTTTTGCAACACTTCCTCATTCATCCACACAATCATCGGAAATGGGTGGCGTTTGCGAAATTCATCACGAATATGATTGATAGACCTCAGTAGATCGTCAAGTCCATCTACTGACTCTAAACCCAAAATCATCAACGCCGAGGGCGGATTATCTTGGTTTAGCAGTTGTAAATGAATACTTGTATAAAGGCTTCTAGCATTATGCGACAAAACAACCTTTTGAATTCGGTGTACTCCTGAATAGAGTTCTTCGAGCCGTTGCAGCATTCGCTCTTGCAAAACTCGATAATTGCAGCACACCAAAACCAGGGAGAATTGACCGCTAGAAAGGGTAATTGCTCTCCCCAAACTTCGTAAAGCACGCTCGTTTGCTGCTCTTATATCTGCTTGTGGGTGTCGTTCAACCATGATTTAAATTTTTCCGTCTCTGCTAAAACTGGGTTGACGGCAAACCAAGCTCCCTGATGATCGCGGTATTCAAATACAAATAAACTTCGCAAGAGAGCGTGGTATTGTATATCACCTCTGACTCTCTGCTGTTGCACCACCTGAAAGATTAGTTCCCACTCATGAGGATCGATGGCGTTGGCTCGGTAATCCCGTTGTCTTTGAATTACCAATTCGACACACTCCCGCTCAAAGGGTGGATCTTGTTCTCGCAGACAGTCAAACAGTAACCCTAGCAAGTCGCGTACATGACCACCACTAATCAGGCACAATCGATCTAAGGTTTCCCGACTATCAAACACCTCTGTAATTAAGCGTAACCGATCGCTAGGTAAAATGTCTGGAAAAGCTCTAGCTAGCACCATTTGCTGCATCATTGCTAGCCCTTGGGTGAAAATCTCCCCAGAGCGCAAACGTACAGGTATCATCGGTAACATTTTTGGGGCGACTCCTCCACCTAAACGATGCTGAAGTTCGGCGCTATCGTTGGAGAAAGTCAGGGCTAAGGGAATAGTGTAGACTACATGACAATTCAGTTTGCGTAACTGTTCACCCCGCTCAATAAATAAATATTCTGGTAGCGATCGCCCTGATGGTAAAGGTCGAATTGCAACTCTATCTAAGTTATCAACAATAACTACCAGTCCTTTTTTACCCCTGGTTTTCAGTTCTTTGTTGGCACGTTCTAGCAATTCT from Nostoc commune NIES-4072 includes:
- a CDS encoding P-loop NTPase fold protein, which codes for MLLDLERFYQACNPSRPLIIGNASDRRYYIDFAAVRGGKIIEALQRTIARISPDVPTCQLFTGHLGCGKSTELLRLKAELEVQQFHVVYFESTHVLEMADVDVTDILLAIAGQVSQSLEAMKIRLKPSYFTKLFGEIVDFLQTPIDLGVEAELSVGIAKITAKTKESPQLRRRLRDYLEPRTANILQSINQELLERANKELKTRGKKGLVVIVDNLDRVAIRPLPSGRSLPEYLFIERGEQLRKLNCHVVYTIPLALTFSNDSAELQHRLGGGVAPKMLPMIPVRLRSGEIFTQGLAMMQQMVLARAFPDILPSDRLRLITEVFDSRETLDRLCLISGGHVRDLLGLLFDCLREQDPPFERECVELVIQRQRDYRANAIDPHEWELIFQVVQQQRVRGDIQYHALLRSLFVFEYRDHQGAWFAVNPVLAETEKFKSWLNDTHKQI